In Paenibacillus sp. FSL M7-0420, a single genomic region encodes these proteins:
- a CDS encoding endo-1,4-beta-xylanase, with amino-acid sequence MLKRKRMMSLTLALVVLAASVLPMRTPVYAAAEGGTAVVLASDFEDGTAQGWTKKGDEQLTVTKEVYHGGSYSLYVDGRTKDWEGPNQVLTDHMTPNTAYALGAWVKSPAPVKFTVHTKIGEKEDWTLVAELSGAKGSGEWTYLEGTFITGDKVGFTEIYAEAAAGTAFYVDDIKITAAAVEVPEGEEGLRTDFEDGTLQGWRNRIGPESLFVSQDTANTGTNSMLVEGRERSFHGPSLSVKEHLRPGKSYQFSLYVRLKEKPEADKSLQMTVYKKAGSESWNAIDKVNIKADQWDQWHLLKGNFQYSDQPSEVNLFVETPYITEETVDTLSFYVDDVVIEPAPEMSIEQDIPALKDIYANDFAIGAAAYSWQMEGVYGELLKKHFNSITATYEMKPKFLAPSEGTYVFDGADKYVDFAQANGMGLRGHALLWHVDAAEWMFTGPDGQPASRELLLTRLQSYIETVMHRYKGKIYAWDVVNEAIADNGGGPDGMRLSPWYNLIGPDYIEKAFEFARAADPEAKLYYNDYYTEVPEKREHIYKLLKTLKAKNLIDGVGLQSHHGLFSPSIPEIEKTIQQFSQLGLDIQITELDVDSGISPSAPLPADIAARQGKRYNDLFELYKKYKDTISSVSIWGVQDEKSYNNHAMLFDEQLKAKPAFWGAADPSKLPAIHNVAVALEGTPQAGAAGKALWSKTAGIPLEQGSTLTAKVHTLWDTDNLYVKADVTDASVNGEDKVELFLDENNGKTTAYQPDDRKISLLRSGSGTAGISFTSTEREGGYIIEARIPLVTVKGAAGVELGLDVRVSDAGAPGSVPAYWNDRSSSQDTDTSHYGVLRLSAMPNSAEAPKGQVKIDGQMDAQWEKAKPFEVKLTSAPYSTTAEARSMWMEDSLYLIVDVKDAVLKADAANPWDQDSVEIFIDENFSRTPYYEGDDGQYRINIYNVASFGGGASDSRLTSAVVHTDTGYRVEAKINFGTIKGAEGSSIGLDLQINDDRGDGTRSTSKWNDRGEDTWRDTSNFGILTFVAPEAAPPTPTDGTSSYPSSGSLPPVKASAPAAVNFTDGKLTVQLSPDQAGILNVDLSPEAVRQAVLQSLDSGILKIAVKPAAGAEMLQLGLPLQSLAAQPKIKEIQIESGFGAVLSLNTQLLKLQDTQAGDVLQLQVKRVAQDGWPAAVKTRLNGAAVLDFSLAIHGTKNTAVDAAALTLLLPYELKSGERAHQLAVYQVLENGKLAIVKERQYDPATGYVSFKTKELGQYGIATVKLTDHKGSKWAAESVEALAARGILPLGAEASYESGVLMNRAEFAQLLVDAFDLQAATTAPVFKDVSMESPYAEAIHIAGALGIVKGRADGLYSPSDALSRQEMAVMLNRLVQLEQIKLKGDSAVIHSFKDLNQLSAEASGAIEKLRAAGVIQGAQNGNFLPKAQMTKEQAAVVVYRIISLNP; translated from the coding sequence AAAAGAGGACTGGACGCTTGTAGCGGAACTTAGCGGAGCGAAGGGGTCCGGGGAATGGACGTATCTGGAAGGTACTTTTATTACAGGCGATAAGGTAGGCTTCACGGAGATTTATGCAGAAGCCGCAGCAGGAACCGCATTCTACGTGGATGATATCAAGATTACCGCCGCAGCGGTTGAAGTCCCGGAGGGAGAGGAAGGGCTGCGTACGGATTTTGAAGACGGAACGCTTCAGGGCTGGAGGAACCGGATTGGACCGGAGTCACTGTTCGTGAGCCAGGATACTGCCAATACCGGAACTAACAGTATGCTGGTCGAAGGAAGAGAGCGCAGCTTCCATGGGCCAAGCCTGAGTGTGAAGGAGCATCTGCGGCCGGGCAAGAGCTACCAGTTCTCGCTGTATGTCCGTCTGAAGGAGAAGCCGGAGGCCGACAAAAGCCTGCAAATGACGGTGTATAAGAAGGCCGGCTCCGAGAGCTGGAATGCGATTGATAAGGTTAACATTAAGGCCGATCAGTGGGATCAATGGCATCTGCTGAAGGGGAATTTCCAGTACAGCGACCAGCCGTCTGAGGTGAACCTGTTCGTGGAGACTCCTTATATTACAGAGGAGACTGTGGATACGTTATCTTTTTATGTAGATGATGTGGTGATTGAACCTGCGCCTGAGATGAGTATTGAACAGGATATCCCTGCGCTAAAAGACATCTATGCGAACGATTTCGCCATTGGTGCTGCTGCGTACTCTTGGCAAATGGAAGGGGTCTACGGGGAATTGCTGAAGAAGCATTTCAACAGCATCACAGCCACCTATGAAATGAAGCCCAAATTCCTTGCTCCTTCCGAGGGCACTTATGTGTTCGACGGGGCGGATAAATATGTGGATTTTGCCCAGGCGAACGGTATGGGACTTCGCGGACACGCACTGCTGTGGCATGTGGATGCTGCCGAATGGATGTTCACGGGCCCTGACGGCCAGCCGGCCAGCAGAGAGCTGCTGCTTACGCGCCTACAGAGCTATATCGAGACGGTTATGCACCGCTATAAGGGCAAAATCTATGCCTGGGATGTAGTGAACGAAGCGATTGCTGACAATGGCGGCGGCCCGGACGGGATGAGACTGTCCCCCTGGTATAACCTGATTGGTCCGGACTATATCGAGAAGGCATTTGAATTCGCCCGTGCGGCGGACCCGGAAGCGAAGCTCTATTACAATGATTATTACACCGAGGTACCGGAAAAGCGTGAGCATATCTACAAGCTGCTGAAGACGCTCAAGGCGAAAAATCTGATTGACGGCGTTGGCCTCCAATCTCATCACGGGCTGTTCTCCCCATCTATACCGGAGATTGAAAAGACGATCCAGCAGTTCTCCCAGCTTGGGCTGGACATTCAGATCACCGAGCTGGATGTTGATTCGGGCATTAGCCCTTCTGCTCCGCTGCCTGCAGATATCGCTGCCCGGCAGGGCAAACGCTATAATGATCTGTTCGAGCTCTACAAGAAGTACAAGGACACGATCTCCTCGGTCTCTATCTGGGGAGTGCAGGATGAGAAAAGCTACAACAACCATGCCATGTTGTTCGATGAGCAGCTGAAGGCGAAGCCTGCTTTCTGGGGGGCGGCGGACCCTTCCAAGCTGCCGGCCATTCACAATGTAGCTGTTGCGCTTGAGGGTACGCCTCAGGCAGGCGCAGCCGGGAAAGCCCTGTGGAGCAAAACAGCAGGGATTCCGCTGGAACAGGGCAGCACCTTAACTGCCAAGGTTCATACGCTCTGGGATACAGATAACCTGTATGTGAAGGCAGACGTTACCGATGCAAGTGTGAACGGGGAAGACAAGGTTGAGCTTTTCCTGGATGAGAACAATGGCAAGACTACGGCATATCAGCCGGATGACCGCAAGATCAGCTTGTTGCGTTCGGGCTCCGGGACAGCAGGAATCAGCTTCACCAGCACAGAACGTGAGGGCGGTTATATCATTGAAGCGAGAATTCCGCTCGTAACGGTCAAGGGTGCCGCAGGCGTGGAACTGGGTCTCGATGTCCGTGTCAGCGATGCCGGTGCTCCGGGCTCTGTTCCTGCCTACTGGAATGACAGAAGCAGCTCCCAGGATACGGATACCAGCCATTATGGGGTTCTCCGGCTCTCTGCAATGCCTAATTCGGCGGAAGCGCCGAAGGGTCAGGTGAAGATCGACGGACAGATGGATGCGCAGTGGGAGAAGGCGAAGCCATTTGAAGTCAAATTGACTTCCGCTCCATACAGCACCACCGCAGAAGCCAGATCAATGTGGATGGAGGACAGCCTCTACCTGATCGTAGATGTGAAGGATGCCGTGCTGAAGGCGGATGCCGCGAATCCATGGGACCAGGACTCCGTGGAGATCTTCATCGATGAGAATTTCAGCAGAACCCCTTATTATGAGGGGGATGACGGTCAATACCGGATTAACATTTATAATGTAGCGTCCTTTGGCGGAGGCGCCTCGGACAGCAGATTGACCAGCGCGGTGGTCCATACGGACACCGGGTATCGTGTGGAAGCCAAAATTAATTTCGGCACGATCAAGGGGGCGGAGGGAAGCTCCATCGGGCTTGATCTCCAGATCAATGATGACCGGGGCGACGGCACCCGCAGTACAAGTAAATGGAATGACAGGGGAGAGGATACGTGGCGGGATACCTCCAATTTCGGGATTTTGACCTTTGTGGCACCTGAGGCGGCACCGCCAACCCCTACAGATGGGACTTCTTCGTATCCATCGTCCGGCTCGTTACCACCCGTGAAGGCATCTGCTCCGGCAGCAGTGAACTTCACGGATGGCAAACTTACCGTTCAGCTTTCCCCGGATCAGGCCGGCATCCTGAATGTGGATCTCTCACCGGAGGCCGTCCGCCAGGCCGTGCTTCAGTCACTGGACAGCGGCATTCTGAAGATCGCCGTTAAACCTGCGGCAGGAGCCGAAATGCTACAGCTCGGGCTTCCGCTTCAGAGTCTGGCCGCACAGCCGAAGATTAAGGAGATTCAGATTGAGAGCGGCTTCGGGGCGGTTCTGAGCCTGAACACCCAACTGCTGAAATTGCAGGATACACAGGCCGGGGATGTTCTACAGCTTCAAGTAAAGCGTGTGGCCCAGGACGGATGGCCGGCAGCGGTGAAGACCCGCTTGAACGGAGCAGCTGTACTGGACTTCTCGCTTGCTATCCATGGAACCAAGAACACAGCGGTGGACGCTGCTGCGCTTACCCTGCTGCTGCCTTATGAACTTAAGTCAGGCGAGCGGGCACACCAGCTTGCGGTCTATCAGGTGCTGGAGAATGGTAAGCTTGCAATTGTGAAGGAACGTCAATATGATCCGGCTACAGGCTATGTCTCCTTCAAGACCAAGGAGCTTGGACAATATGGGATTGCCACGGTGAAGCTAACGGATCACAAGGGCAGCAAATGGGCTGCCGAGAGTGTTGAAGCTTTGGCTGCAAGGGGAATCCTTCCTCTGGGAGCAGAGGCTTCCTATGAGTCGGGGGTATTGATGAACCGGGCGGAATTTGCCCAGCTGCTGGTCGATGCGTTTGACCTTCAGGCTGCTACAACCGCACCTGTCTTCAAGGATGTCAGCATGGAATCCCCATATGCCGAGGCTATCCACATTGCTGGAGCCTTAGGCATTGTAAAAGGTAGAGCAGACGGGCTCTACAGTCCGAGCGATGCACTCAGCCGTCAGGAAATGGCGGTCATGCTGAACCGGCTCGTCCAGCTGGAGCAGATCAAGCTGAAGGGCGATTCCGCTGTTATTCACAGCTTCAAGGATCTGAACCAGCTGAGCGCGGAAGCTTCAGGCGCTATCGAGAAGCTGCGGGCTGCAGGAGTCATCCAAGGCGCGCAGAACGGCAACTTCCTGCCGAAGGCCCAGATGACCAAGGAGCAGGCTGCCGTGGTAGTGTACCGGATAATCAGCCTCAATCCGTAG